The nucleotide window AGAGACTGCCTGTTCGAGCGCCGAGATCACGTCGATCGGCTCTGGGCCGTCTTCGACCATCGAGACGAACGTCACAGGGAGGGCAAGCAGGGCGGAGGCAAGCAGGTGGGTCATCATGCGATCCGATCGGCAGGGAGGAACGTCGTCCAAACCCGGGGATGATGGCGGTCGGGTCGGCCTTCATCCCCCATTGTTCCCGCCTCGTCCCGGATCGACAAGACAAAGGCCGAGCTTGTGCCAAGCGAACCAAGCCCGGCCCCGGTCGGTCGGTCACTCCTCGGCGAAAACCTCCGACTCGTCATCCATCAGCTCGCCGTTGTCGCCCGGAGGAGGATAAACGGCCTCCCCCGGGTTGTGCTTGGCGAGAATCCGGGCCGTGATTTCCTCGGTAATCGCCGGATTATCGCGGAGGAACTGCTTGGCGTTCTCGCGCCCCTGGCCAAGTCGGGTATCGCCGTAGTTGAACCAGGAACCCGACTTTTCGATGATCTTGTCCGTGATGCCAAGATCCATCAGGTCGCCTTCGCGGCTGATCCCCTGGTCGTACATCATGTCGAACTCACAGACGCGAAACGGCGGCGCGACCTTGTTCTTGACAATCTTCACTTTCACCCGGCTGCCGACGACATCCTCGCCATCCTTGACCGAGCCGATCCGCCGCACGTCGATTCGGCACGAGCTGTAGAACTTCAAGGCCCGGCCGCCGGGCGTCGTCTCGGGGCTGCCGAACATCACGCCGATCTTCTCGCGGATCTGGTTGATGAAGATCATCACGCTCTTCGACCGCGACACGCCGCCGGTCAGCTTCCGCAAGGCCTGGCTCATCAAGCGGGCCTGAAGGCCGACATGGCTATCGCCGATCTCACCCTCAATTTCCGCCTTGGGCACCAGCGCGGCCACCGAGTCCAGCACGATCACATCGACCGCGTTCGACATGACCAGCATCTCGGCGATCTGGAGCGCCTCCTCGGCACTGCTCGGCTGACTGACCAGCAACGACTCGATATCGACCCCCAGCCGCTTGCACCACGACGGGTCGAGCGCGTGCTCGGCATCAATCACCGCCGCCACCCCGCCGGCTCGCTGGGCGCTGGCCACGGCATGAAGGGCGATGGTCGTCTTACCGCTCGATTCGGGGCCGAACAGCTCGATGATTCGGCCTCGGGGCAAGCCTTTTCCTCCCAGGGCCAGGTCGAGCGACAGGGCGCCGGTCGAGATCCCCGCGATGTTCAGGTGGCTCTGCTCACCGAGCCTCATGATCGCCCCGGCGCCGAACGACTTCTCAATCTGGCTGATCGTCGTGTTCAGCGCCTTTTGCTCGGCCGAAACCGATGCCGTCGCCTTGGTATCCGCCGCCGCACTCGCACTAGACTTCCGGGCCACGGCATCGCCTCCCCTTGGAGATCGTCGTTACGGACCTCACCCCATCATTCCTGTACGCAAGGACACCAATCTATCGCGCCGAAGGGGGAGAAGTCAAGTCGATGTCGCGGCCAAAGGCGCAGATCGCAAGACCCGGTAAATCGGTCCCCTGGGCGTCAGCTCCGAGGCCATCAGCAGAACCGCCTCGACGGGAAACGCTCCTGCCTTCCACGTCTCATACCGATCACACAGCGCCACCAGATTCGGCGACGGTCCTCGGCCCGTCTTCGACCGCGCCATCGTGACGTGAGGGTGGAACCGATGGTCCGCCGGCGGATGCCCAGCCGACGAGGTCGCCTCAACAACGGATCGCTGCAACGCCTCCAGCAACGTCAGCGCCTCGCCCACGATCCCGACCCAGAGGACCCGAGCCCGGCCTGGGCTCGGAAACGCCCCCAACCCCTGGAGTTCCAGAGCGAACCGGGGGATGGACCCCACGGTCCCGTCAAGAGCGTCGCCAAGCCGATCAATCTCGTTCGTCGGCACGTCACCGAGGAAGGCGAGGGTCAGGTGGAGCTGTTCGGGGGCGGTCCACCGAAGGCCGGGCCACGACGCTCGCAGCTCTCCCTGGAGGCACTCAATGGCCGTGCGGGTCGGATCGGGCAGAGCAACCGCCAGAAACGTCCGGGTCATCGCTCCCACCGCTCGCCTCCCCTTGATGGCCCCCAAGGAAGGGACGATTCTGCGTGGAGAGGGCCGGAAGATGCCCAGCCCTCCCGAGACCGTGGCGATTATTTCAGGAGCGTCTCGACCTCGTCCGAGGCTCCGTAATTCGCCCGATAGCGCTCGACGAACTCGGCGATCGAGTAGGAATGCTCCTGCGGTCCCATATGCTCGACGGCGTGAACGGCCGTCAGGGCGGCGATGCGGCCGGCGGTCGGCCACGAGAGGCCGCGGGCCATGCCGGTAATCAGGCCCGCGCGGAAGGCATCGCCCGCTCCGGTCGGGTCGACAACCTGATTCGGCTTCGCGGGGGGAATGTCGAAGCTCTGGCCGTCGGCCACGATCGTCGCACCGGCTTCCCCCT belongs to Tautonia marina and includes:
- the recA gene encoding recombinase RecA, which codes for MARKSSASAAADTKATASVSAEQKALNTTISQIEKSFGAGAIMRLGEQSHLNIAGISTGALSLDLALGGKGLPRGRIIELFGPESSGKTTIALHAVASAQRAGGVAAVIDAEHALDPSWCKRLGVDIESLLVSQPSSAEEALQIAEMLVMSNAVDVIVLDSVAALVPKAEIEGEIGDSHVGLQARLMSQALRKLTGGVSRSKSVMIFINQIREKIGVMFGSPETTPGGRALKFYSSCRIDVRRIGSVKDGEDVVGSRVKVKIVKNKVAPPFRVCEFDMMYDQGISREGDLMDLGITDKIIEKSGSWFNYGDTRLGQGRENAKQFLRDNPAITEEITARILAKHNPGEAVYPPPGDNGELMDDESEVFAEE
- the thpR gene encoding RNA 2',3'-cyclic phosphodiesterase; amino-acid sequence: MTRTFLAVALPDPTRTAIECLQGELRASWPGLRWTAPEQLHLTLAFLGDVPTNEIDRLGDALDGTVGSIPRFALELQGLGAFPSPGRARVLWVGIVGEALTLLEALQRSVVEATSSAGHPPADHRFHPHVTMARSKTGRGPSPNLVALCDRYETWKAGAFPVEAVLLMASELTPRGPIYRVLRSAPLAATST